Part of the Gemmatimonadaceae bacterium genome, ATGTCCGCCCGCAGTTTTGATAGCGTCGACAGCTTTTAAGGCGGAATAACCTGTGGTTATTACATCCTCCACAACCACTACCCGATCTCCATCCAGGAACGTCCCCTCGATCAACCTTCTGGTTCCATGAGTCTTTGCTTCTTTTCGGATGGTAAATGCGCGGAGAAGTGGAGGAGTAAAATTGCTCGCGTAGCTGATTGAATATGCGATTGGGTCAGCGCCCAGTGTGAGCCCTCCAATAGAATCCAGTTCCCACTCAGCAGCTTTCAACATCTGGATTGCTAAAGGTCCAATGAGTGAAAGCCCTTCCGGACTCATTGTTGTGAGTCGCGCGTCAATGTAAAGATCGGAGGTTCTTCCGGAAGCTAGTTTGAAGTATCCGGTTTTTACGGAACGCGTAGCGAGGAGATGAATAAGCCGCTGGCGTTCCGTCATCGCGTCGGGCATCATCCACGAATATTATCGAGGTCAGAGCTTCTCAATTGTTTCCCTGGCTGGATTGCTGAGTAATGCAACCGTTCGTCTATATTCTAGCCGTTGTTGTCTTTGCGGGCCTTGGGCTCCTGCTGAATCATGAACGACGCCAGGCTCGGAAGCTCGTTGAACGGTCCAAGGAGCTCGAGCGACTGTCGGCCGAACTTCTACGAGCCAGCCGCATGAAAAATGAGTTCCTGGCGAATGTCTCGCATGAGCTTCGAACTCCGCTCAACGCCATCGTCGGATTCGTCGATCTGTTACGTGAAGGTGTCTATGGGGATTTAGCGCCGCGGCAGGTGAAACCCGTTGAAAGAATCGAGGCTTCAGCAAATCATCTGCGCCATCTTGTGGATCAGATTCTCGATCTTGCAAAAATGGCTGCAGGCCGACTGGATGTTCATACAGAAATTCTCGATGTGCGGCCTTTTATTCTGGATGTTGCCAGCGAGGTGGAATCTCTTGTCAACGAAAAGGATTTGAGTCTTTCTCTTACAATGGGCAGCGCGCTGCCCAGAATAAGAACCGATCCTACTCACCTTCGACAAATTCTTGTGAACTTAATTGGGAACGCCGTGAAGTACACAAACAAAGGGACAATAGTGGTCCGAACGCGAACAGTGCCCCAGTCCGAAGGGCTTACTCTGGGAATGCCGGTGGACCTTCCGGTGCCTGATCGGGTGGAGGCAACCTGGTTGTGTGTGCAGGTCGCAGATCCGGGTATCGGGATAGCACCAGCTGACCAACGGCGGATTTTCGAGGAGTTCGAGCAGGTTGAGCCAGGGCCGCGGTCAGACTCGCCAAATCGTGGAACGGGACTTGGGCTGGCTATCTCTCGGCGGCTGGCCCGGCTTCTTGGCGGTGACTTGACGCTTGTGAGCGAGATAGGACGGG contains:
- the pyrE gene encoding orotate phosphoribosyltransferase; its protein translation is MTERQRLIHLLATRSVKTGYFKLASGRTSDLYIDARLTTMSPEGLSLIGPLAIQMLKAAEWELDSIGGLTLGADPIAYSISYASNFTPPLLRAFTIRKEAKTHGTRRLIEGTFLDGDRVVVVEDVITTGYSALKAVDAIKTAGGHIAGVFTLVDRQEGGREAIEDAGYRVISVTHRGELMSLISHLNEHPNSAVS
- a CDS encoding HAMP domain-containing sensor histidine kinase; this translates as MKNEFLANVSHELRTPLNAIVGFVDLLREGVYGDLAPRQVKPVERIEASANHLRHLVDQILDLAKMAAGRLDVHTEILDVRPFILDVASEVESLVNEKDLSLSLTMGSALPRIRTDPTHLRQILVNLIGNAVKYTNKGTIVVRTRTVPQSEGLTLGMPVDLPVPDRVEATWLCVQVADPGIGIAPADQRRIFEEFEQVEPGPRSDSPNRGTGLGLAISRRLARLLGGDLTLVSEIGRGSTFTLWLPINAYDLAPPQYSSNAG